The Sebastes umbrosus isolate fSebUmb1 chromosome 23, fSebUmb1.pri, whole genome shotgun sequence genome contains a region encoding:
- the LOC119482692 gene encoding metalloproteinase inhibitor 3-like, with protein sequence MQSVYQQLISLLFIFSSLQLHQLTEGCSCALTHPQDAFCNSDIVIRAKVVGKKLLRDGPFGTMRYTVKQMKMYKGFEKVQHVQHIYTDASESLCGVKFDINKYQYLITGRVYDGKVYTGLCNFNERWERLSLAQKKGINHRYQLGCNCRIKPCHYLPCFVTSKNECLWTDMLSHFGYPGYQSRHYACIQQKEGYCSWYRGMTSRDKTTINATDP encoded by the exons ATGCAGTCAGTGTACCAGCAGCTGATCAGCCTGCTGTTCATCTTCAGCAGCCTGCAGCTTCACCAGCTGACAGAAGGCTGTTCATGCGCTCTGACGCACCCACAGGACGCATTCTGCAACTCAGACATAG TGATTCGAGCTAAAGTCGTGGGCAAGAAGCTTCTGAGAGATGGACCTTTTGGAACGATGCGCTACACAGTCAAACAAATGAAG ATGTACAAAGGATTCGAAAAAGTCCAGCACGTGCAGCACATTTACACGGACGCCTCGGAGAGTTTGTGCGGTGTGAAGTTTGACATCAACAAGTACCAGTACCTGATCACAG gACGTGTGTACGACGGCAAGGTCTACACGGGGCTGTGCAACTTCAACGAGCGGTGGGAGCGCCTCTCGTTGGCCCAGAAGAAAGGCATCAACCATCGCTACCAGCTGGGCTGCAACTGCAGG ATTAAGCCCTGCCACTACCTGCCCTGCTTCGTGACCTCAAAGAACGAGTGCCTATGGACGGACATGCTGTCCCACTTCGGCTATCCCGGCTACCAGTCCCGGCACTACGCCTGCATCCAGCAGAAGGAGGGCTACTGCAGCTGGTACCGGGGCATGACCTCACGCGACAAAACCACCATCAACGCCACCGACCCCTGA